One genomic window of Streptomyces sp. NBC_01498 includes the following:
- a CDS encoding enoyl-CoA hydratase/isomerase family protein: MEPTAPAPPRLTAAVADGVATVTLANPAKHNALTAGMWRRLPELLAGMATDPAVHALVLTGAGDSFSAGADIGGLREPGDTTQDLSVRAEEALAAFPKPTLAAVRGYCVGGGAQLAVACDLRFAAEGARFGITPAKLGVVYRSSSTRRLVSLVGPSTAKYLLFSGELIGTEHALRVGLVDEVLAPGELAARVAEFTRVLASRSRLTQAAVKEYANGRTDRDAYWDAQARDSGDRAEGVAAFLERRTPRFGWTVRD; encoded by the coding sequence ATGGAGCCCACCGCGCCCGCGCCGCCGCGGCTGACCGCCGCCGTCGCCGACGGGGTCGCCACCGTGACCCTCGCGAATCCGGCCAAACACAACGCGCTCACCGCAGGCATGTGGCGGCGACTGCCCGAACTGCTGGCCGGCATGGCGACCGACCCCGCCGTCCACGCCCTGGTGCTGACCGGCGCCGGCGACTCCTTCAGCGCGGGCGCCGACATCGGAGGGCTGCGCGAACCCGGCGACACCACACAGGACCTCAGCGTGCGCGCGGAGGAGGCGCTCGCCGCCTTCCCGAAGCCGACGCTGGCGGCCGTACGCGGCTACTGCGTGGGCGGCGGCGCCCAGTTGGCGGTGGCGTGCGACCTGCGGTTCGCGGCGGAGGGCGCCCGGTTCGGGATCACGCCCGCGAAGCTCGGCGTCGTCTACCGCTCCTCCTCGACCCGAAGGCTGGTCTCGCTGGTCGGCCCGTCCACCGCCAAGTACCTGCTGTTCTCGGGCGAGTTGATCGGCACGGAACACGCCCTCCGGGTCGGCCTGGTGGACGAGGTACTCGCCCCCGGCGAACTGGCCGCGCGGGTAGCCGAGTTCACCCGCGTCCTGGCCTCACGCTCCCGGCTGACCCAGGCGGCGGTCAAGGAGTACGCGAACGGCCGCACCGACCGGGACGCGTACTGGGACGCCCAGGCGCGCGACAGCGGGGACCGGGCGGAGGGGGTCGCGGCGTTCCTGGAGCGCAGGACACCCCGGTTCGGCTGGACGGTGCGGGACTGA
- a CDS encoding RHS repeat domain-containing protein produces the protein MLFGRGTASRRRKGHWRRPRLLSSVLALGVVAPLAFASGASAGEVGLGRPDVQEQRVSKVGEIKGPGARKARDQVTKDRKTNAGQARRARAEQTSTAWPRPGTARVRLAGDTVKTTAGGLPLTLKSASAAESGAGTPVGVSVLDQKVAGQLGITGVVLTATAEDPGKSRISVGYGGFASAVGGGWAGRLALVRLPSCALTTPEKAECRTRTRLDSTNDIRTRTVSATVSLTAPSDGPATPKRSSSEAAVLALTAASSGSGQSPSGSGDYSATALSESSTWSAGGNSGSFTWSHDFKPPAPAAGPVPTVSLTYDSGSVDGRTASTNNQGTTVGEGFGMTESYVERTYGGCDDDGHDEVHDLCWKYDNARLVLNGKSNALVKDTDSGEWRLEGDDASKVTRSTGADNNDDNGEYWTVVTGDGATYVFGLNKLPGATDQRTNSVWTAPVFGDDSGEPGYSKGSSFADRSSTQAWRWNLDYVHDTRGNAATYWYASESNHYRKNKAEKAEASYVRGGYLKEIKYGLRKDALFTGNAEAKVNFSYAERCTASDCSELDEDTADNWPDVPFDTICSSGDTECDALAPAFFTRKRLTGIDTFTWAAATTSYEAVDSWTLTQQYLDGGDIGDTSDHVLTLKSIKRTAKAGTDIVLNPISFTYHMRPNRVDGTDDILPLTRPRMSTVTSETGAITTVTMSAPECVRGDVLGAAEDTNTRSCYPQYWNINGAENASVDWFHKYRVLAVTNSDPAGHNDGVEQEYGYSGAAWHYSDSPFTPKDERTWSDWRGYRQVTVQKGAKDTTRSKTVALYLQGMDGDARKDGTSKSVSVPALPISGLTIPALTDGAAYSGHLRQQVTYSGATAISVAVHDPWSEETARQDVPDAGDLVARYVRTRKSTTHTYLTAPQTWRSHTVTTDHDTYGIPYQVQDGGDDAKSGDETCTRTWYARNTQAGLTKLPSRTRVVGKACGVTDALLDLPADSTRPGDVLSDSAVAYDGATWSATQEPTKGLATWTGRAASYNAADQPAWQKQSTTDYDALGRPVTVTDVDNKAVNTVYTPAGAGPLTRTDVTNAKSHRVITFFDPRRGVPVRTFDANGRKTEAAHDALGRITEVWLPNRNRAAEYSPSQKFGYQISSTRPSAVSTSILKKDGTTYNTSYTIYDSMLRPLQTQSPSPQGGRVLTDTRYDSRGLAYETHADIFDSTTGPDALYTRAEYGESPTQTEITFDGAGRETARSVFFFGDKRWTTSTEHTGDSTASTALDGGSAQRTIADVRGRTVETRSYAGTQPTDTQYGGSLGVPYTTVRTSYTLDGKEASLTGPDGAAWSYTYDLFGRRTSATDPDKGEATTVYNALDQVTKVTDARGESVLTSYDEIGRMTGTWAGSKTDANQLTSHTYDGLVKGKPQASTRYVGGKSGQAYTREATAFDTLDRATGTRLTLPANDPLVVAGAPATVDFTTAFNNDGTKLNATEPALGGLPSETVEYGYTSLGQVKSIMGSTGYLLTTDYSALGQPQQLVLGTANTEAHKKAYINHTYEEGTGRLKRSHVTDQTHPYMLQDLNYEFDKAGNVTAISDPTLLGGGGKSETQCFTYDGFRRLTEAWTPTSQKCADERGANSLSGPAPYWTGYTYDTAGRRKTETQHKAAGAATTTYCYRSDQPHVLTGTSTDNDCVAPDRSYTADEAGNTLNRPGSTGTQSLDWNAEGKLGKVTEGAKETGYLYDADGSLLIRSEKNGERVLYAGGTELHLKADGKFWAQRFYGTQNLTVAVRSNQSGANKLQYLAGDHHGTSSLAIASDTQAITKRYMTVFGAERAGAIGEWGNDRGFLGKTHDKATGLTHVDAREYDAALGRFISVDPLLEPAKHQSLNGFSYAENNPATLSDPSGMASFTCQKADCSPDVIASDANVSPPRLTGGGATGSAGNSPLGITSSLGSPVLQPRPLLLGPDPLPPLYAGGQYPLLTLLDEWYKVISPKSGDLANNKHGGDGKVQGDGPWTLAFRWLLGSSEGKATIPDRSYDGDDEITKALIKSSSMKDVRDSVVTQFIVNGTKGEDERYSVTKNRAGEDLTLGQMGNVYLSDLGGLAIGKDDREAQGVLGSYDVRYEITKSKGNTLTVKYHARTDINNESFVPGHGKWQEAFNGVGDHFFGLFAGYRVDIRWTETIYK, from the coding sequence ATGTTGTTTGGTAGAGGCACCGCATCCCGTCGAAGAAAAGGCCACTGGCGTCGCCCGCGTCTCTTGTCGAGCGTGCTGGCGCTGGGCGTGGTGGCTCCCCTCGCCTTCGCGTCCGGCGCCAGCGCCGGCGAAGTGGGCCTCGGCCGTCCCGATGTCCAGGAGCAGCGGGTCAGCAAGGTCGGAGAAATCAAGGGTCCCGGCGCTCGGAAGGCACGCGACCAGGTCACCAAGGACCGTAAGACCAACGCCGGGCAGGCGCGGAGAGCCCGTGCCGAGCAGACGAGTACGGCCTGGCCCCGGCCGGGCACCGCGCGGGTCAGACTCGCGGGCGACACGGTGAAGACCACCGCCGGTGGACTCCCGCTGACGCTGAAGTCCGCCTCCGCCGCGGAGAGTGGCGCGGGCACCCCGGTCGGCGTCAGTGTCCTGGACCAGAAGGTGGCCGGCCAACTCGGCATCACCGGCGTGGTGTTGACCGCCACGGCGGAGGACCCGGGAAAGTCGCGCATCAGCGTCGGATACGGCGGTTTCGCGTCGGCCGTCGGCGGGGGCTGGGCCGGCCGGCTGGCACTGGTACGGCTGCCCTCCTGCGCCCTGACCACCCCGGAAAAAGCCGAATGCCGCACCCGTACCCGGCTCGACTCCACCAACGACATCCGTACCCGGACCGTGTCCGCCACCGTGAGCCTGACGGCGCCCTCCGACGGCCCCGCGACACCGAAGAGGTCCTCCTCCGAAGCCGCGGTCCTTGCCCTGACCGCCGCGAGCTCCGGATCCGGCCAGTCCCCCTCGGGCAGTGGCGACTACTCGGCGACCGCGCTTTCCGAATCGTCGACCTGGTCCGCCGGCGGCAACTCCGGCTCGTTCACCTGGTCGCACGACTTCAAACCGCCGGCCCCCGCTGCCGGGCCCGTGCCGACCGTGTCGCTGACGTACGACTCCGGCAGCGTCGACGGACGGACAGCCTCCACGAACAACCAGGGAACCACGGTCGGTGAAGGGTTCGGTATGACCGAGTCCTACGTCGAGCGTACCTACGGTGGTTGCGACGACGACGGCCACGACGAGGTCCACGACCTCTGCTGGAAGTACGACAACGCACGCCTGGTACTCAACGGAAAATCCAACGCGCTGGTGAAGGACACGGATTCCGGCGAGTGGAGGCTGGAGGGCGACGACGCCTCGAAGGTGACCCGCTCCACCGGTGCGGACAACAACGACGACAACGGTGAGTACTGGACGGTGGTGACCGGCGACGGCGCCACATACGTCTTCGGCCTCAACAAGCTCCCCGGCGCGACCGATCAGCGCACCAACTCCGTCTGGACCGCACCTGTCTTCGGCGACGACTCCGGCGAGCCCGGCTACAGCAAGGGCTCCTCGTTCGCGGACCGCTCGTCGACCCAGGCATGGCGCTGGAACCTCGACTACGTCCATGACACCCGCGGCAACGCGGCCACCTACTGGTACGCCTCCGAGAGCAACCACTACCGCAAGAACAAGGCAGAGAAGGCGGAGGCTTCCTACGTTCGCGGCGGCTATCTCAAAGAGATCAAGTACGGGCTTCGCAAGGACGCGTTGTTCACCGGAAACGCCGAGGCGAAGGTCAACTTCAGCTACGCGGAGCGGTGCACGGCGTCGGACTGCTCGGAACTCGACGAGGACACCGCCGACAACTGGCCGGACGTTCCCTTCGACACCATCTGCTCCTCCGGCGACACCGAATGTGACGCCCTGGCCCCCGCGTTCTTCACCCGTAAGCGGCTGACCGGCATCGACACCTTCACCTGGGCGGCAGCGACGACGTCGTACGAAGCCGTCGACTCCTGGACGCTCACTCAGCAGTACCTGGACGGCGGCGACATCGGAGACACGTCCGACCACGTCCTGACGCTCAAGTCCATCAAGCGGACCGCCAAGGCCGGCACGGACATCGTCCTGAATCCGATCTCCTTCACCTACCACATGCGACCCAACCGTGTGGACGGCACGGACGACATCCTGCCGCTGACCCGGCCCCGCATGTCCACGGTGACCTCGGAGACCGGTGCCATCACCACGGTGACCATGTCGGCGCCCGAGTGCGTACGCGGTGACGTCCTCGGCGCGGCCGAGGACACCAACACCCGCAGCTGCTATCCGCAGTACTGGAACATCAACGGCGCCGAGAACGCCTCCGTGGACTGGTTCCACAAGTACCGGGTGCTGGCCGTCACGAACAGTGATCCGGCCGGACACAACGACGGTGTCGAGCAGGAGTACGGCTACAGCGGGGCCGCATGGCACTACAGCGACTCGCCTTTCACTCCCAAGGACGAGCGCACCTGGTCCGACTGGCGCGGCTACCGCCAGGTGACGGTCCAGAAGGGCGCCAAGGACACCACTCGCTCGAAGACAGTCGCCCTCTATCTCCAGGGTATGGACGGAGACGCGAGGAAAGACGGGACCAGCAAGTCCGTGAGCGTCCCGGCTCTGCCCATCAGCGGCCTCACGATCCCCGCCCTGACGGACGGCGCCGCCTACAGCGGCCATCTCCGTCAACAGGTCACCTACTCCGGCGCCACCGCGATCAGCGTCGCCGTCCACGATCCGTGGTCCGAGGAAACAGCACGGCAGGACGTGCCCGACGCCGGTGATCTCGTCGCCCGCTACGTACGCACCCGAAAGTCGACGACGCACACCTACCTGACCGCTCCCCAGACCTGGCGTTCCCACACGGTCACCACCGACCACGACACGTACGGCATCCCGTACCAGGTCCAGGACGGCGGGGACGACGCCAAGTCCGGCGACGAGACGTGCACACGTACCTGGTACGCCCGCAACACCCAGGCCGGCCTCACCAAACTGCCGTCACGCACCAGGGTCGTCGGCAAAGCGTGCGGCGTGACCGACGCGCTGCTGGATCTGCCCGCCGACTCGACCCGGCCCGGCGATGTCCTCTCCGACAGTGCCGTCGCCTACGACGGAGCCACCTGGTCCGCCACACAGGAACCCACCAAGGGCCTGGCGACCTGGACGGGGCGGGCCGCCTCCTACAACGCGGCGGACCAGCCCGCCTGGCAGAAGCAGTCCACCACGGACTACGACGCTCTTGGCCGCCCCGTCACTGTCACGGACGTGGACAACAAGGCCGTCAACACCGTGTACACACCGGCGGGCGCCGGCCCCCTGACCCGGACCGATGTCACCAACGCCAAGTCCCACAGGGTCATCACCTTCTTCGACCCCAGGCGGGGCGTCCCGGTGCGGACGTTCGACGCCAACGGCAGGAAGACCGAGGCGGCGCACGACGCCCTCGGCCGGATCACAGAGGTCTGGCTGCCGAATCGCAATCGGGCGGCGGAGTACAGCCCCAGCCAGAAGTTCGGCTATCAGATCAGCAGCACCAGGCCTTCCGCAGTTTCCACCTCGATCCTCAAGAAGGACGGCACCACCTACAACACCAGCTACACGATCTACGACTCCATGCTGCGGCCGTTGCAGACACAGTCACCGAGTCCTCAGGGGGGCCGGGTACTCACCGACACCCGATACGACTCCCGCGGACTCGCCTACGAGACCCACGCCGACATCTTCGACAGCACCACCGGGCCGGACGCCCTCTACACCCGGGCGGAGTACGGCGAGTCGCCCACCCAGACGGAGATCACCTTCGACGGCGCGGGCCGCGAAACGGCACGCTCGGTGTTCTTCTTCGGCGACAAGCGCTGGACGACCTCCACCGAACACACGGGGGACTCCACCGCCTCGACAGCTCTCGACGGCGGCAGCGCCCAACGGACGATCGCCGATGTCCGGGGCAGGACTGTGGAAACGCGCTCCTACGCGGGCACTCAGCCCACCGACACCCAGTACGGCGGTTCCCTCGGCGTCCCCTACACCACCGTCCGGACCAGCTATACGCTGGACGGCAAAGAGGCCTCGCTCACCGGCCCGGACGGAGCCGCGTGGTCCTACACGTACGATCTGTTCGGCCGTAGAACGTCCGCTACGGACCCGGACAAGGGCGAAGCCACGACCGTCTACAACGCGCTGGACCAGGTGACCAAGGTCACCGACGCCCGTGGAGAATCGGTGCTCACCTCGTACGACGAGATCGGCCGTATGACCGGCACCTGGGCCGGCAGCAAGACCGACGCCAACCAGCTCACGTCCCACACGTACGACGGCCTGGTCAAAGGCAAACCGCAGGCTTCCACCCGCTACGTCGGCGGCAAGTCGGGACAGGCGTACACGCGCGAGGCCACGGCTTTCGACACCCTGGACCGAGCGACGGGCACCCGGCTCACACTGCCGGCCAACGACCCGCTGGTCGTGGCGGGCGCCCCTGCCACGGTCGACTTCACGACCGCGTTCAACAACGACGGCACCAAGCTCAACGCCACCGAACCCGCGCTCGGCGGATTGCCGTCCGAGACCGTCGAGTACGGCTACACCTCACTCGGCCAGGTCAAGTCGATCATGGGTAGCACCGGGTACCTCCTGACCACCGACTACTCGGCACTCGGACAACCGCAGCAACTGGTCCTCGGCACCGCCAACACCGAGGCGCACAAGAAGGCGTACATCAACCACACCTACGAGGAGGGCACCGGCCGCCTGAAGCGCAGTCATGTCACGGACCAGACACACCCGTACATGCTCCAGGATCTCAACTACGAGTTCGACAAGGCCGGCAATGTGACCGCGATCTCGGACCCGACCCTGCTCGGCGGGGGCGGCAAGTCCGAGACGCAGTGCTTCACCTACGACGGATTCCGCCGCCTCACCGAGGCATGGACTCCCACCTCCCAGAAGTGCGCCGACGAACGCGGTGCGAACAGCCTCTCCGGGCCGGCGCCCTATTGGACCGGCTACACCTACGACACCGCCGGCCGGCGGAAGACGGAGACCCAGCACAAAGCCGCCGGCGCCGCCACAACCACCTACTGCTACAGGTCCGACCAGCCCCACGTGCTGACCGGAACCAGCACCGACAACGACTGCGTCGCACCGGACCGCTCCTACACCGCCGACGAGGCCGGCAACACGCTCAATCGGCCCGGCAGCACCGGAACGCAGAGCCTGGACTGGAACGCGGAAGGAAAGCTGGGCAAGGTCACCGAAGGGGCCAAGGAAACGGGCTATCTGTACGACGCCGACGGCAGCCTGCTCATCCGCAGCGAGAAGAACGGTGAGCGGGTCCTCTACGCCGGAGGAACGGAATTGCACCTCAAGGCCGACGGAAAGTTCTGGGCTCAGCGCTTCTACGGCACCCAGAACTTGACCGTGGCCGTTCGCTCCAACCAGTCGGGCGCCAACAAGCTTCAGTACCTGGCGGGAGACCACCACGGCACCTCCAGCCTCGCCATCGCATCCGACACCCAGGCGATCACCAAGCGATACATGACCGTATTCGGAGCGGAACGGGCGGGCGCCATCGGCGAATGGGGCAACGATCGGGGTTTCCTCGGCAAGACGCACGACAAAGCCACGGGGCTGACGCACGTCGACGCTCGTGAATACGATGCGGCACTCGGCCGGTTCATCAGTGTCGATCCACTGTTGGAACCGGCGAAACACCAATCGCTCAATGGCTTCAGCTACGCGGAGAACAATCCCGCCACCCTGTCCGACCCGTCCGGCATGGCCTCGTTCACCTGCCAGAAGGCGGACTGCTCTCCCGATGTCATCGCGTCGGATGCCAACGTTTCGCCACCGCGTCTGACCGGCGGCGGCGCCACGGGCTCCGCGGGGAACAGCCCGCTGGGCATCACGTCATCCTTGGGCTCTCCCGTTCTGCAGCCGCGCCCGCTCCTCCTGGGGCCCGACCCTCTCCCGCCTCTGTACGCCGGCGGGCAGTATCCGCTCCTGACATTGCTCGATGAGTGGTACAAAGTCATCTCGCCGAAGTCAGGAGATCTCGCCAACAACAAACATGGCGGTGACGGTAAAGTCCAGGGCGACGGCCCCTGGACCCTGGCGTTCCGCTGGCTTTTGGGCAGCTCCGAGGGGAAGGCGACCATCCCGGACAGGTCCTACGACGGCGACGACGAGATAACCAAGGCATTGATCAAAAGTTCGAGCATGAAGGACGTCAGAGATTCAGTGGTGACCCAGTTCATTGTGAACGGAACAAAGGGCGAGGACGAGCGGTACAGCGTCACAAAGAATCGCGCAGGTGAAGACCTCACCTTGGGTCAGATGGGCAATGTGTACCTCTCCGACCTGGGCGGACTTGCCATCGGAAAGGACGACAGAGAAGCGCAAGGTGTTCTGGGTTCGTACGACGTGAGATACGAGATCACCAAGAGCAAGGGAAACACGCTTACGGTCAAATATCACGCGCGGACGGACATCAACAATGAATCCTTCGTGCCGGGGCACGGCAAATGGCAGGAGGCATTCAATGGCGTGGGAGACCACTTCTTCGGGCTCTTTGCCGGGTACCGGGTCGACATCCGATGGACCGAAACCATCTACAAATAG
- a CDS encoding cation diffusion facilitator family transporter, whose protein sequence is MGAGHDHGHAHGGAPPPGTATAAYRGRLRIALGITLSVMVMEIVGGIAADSLALIADAAHMATDAVGLALALLAVHFANRPPTGNRTFGLARAEILAALANCLLLLGVGGFLLFEAVERFITPADTKGGLTIVFAAVGMVANLISLSLLMRGQKESLNVRGAYLEVLADTLGSVAVLIAATVILTTGWQAADPIASLVIGLMIVPRTVKLLRETLNVLLEAAPKGVDMEEVRAHILALSGVEDVHDLHAWTITSGMPVLSAHVVVSPSVLDSVGHERMLHDLQGCLGDHFDVEHCTFQLEPAGHAEHEANLCH, encoded by the coding sequence ATGGGGGCAGGGCACGACCACGGGCACGCGCACGGCGGCGCGCCGCCGCCGGGGACCGCGACCGCCGCGTACCGGGGCCGGCTGCGGATCGCGCTGGGGATCACCCTGTCCGTCATGGTCATGGAGATCGTCGGCGGGATCGCGGCCGACTCCCTGGCGCTGATCGCCGACGCCGCGCACATGGCGACGGACGCGGTCGGTCTCGCCCTGGCGCTGCTCGCCGTGCACTTCGCGAACCGGCCGCCGACGGGCAACCGCACGTTCGGACTGGCCCGCGCGGAGATCCTGGCCGCGCTGGCCAACTGTCTGCTGCTGCTCGGTGTCGGCGGTTTCCTGCTCTTCGAGGCGGTCGAGCGGTTCATCACGCCCGCCGACACGAAGGGGGGGCTCACGATCGTGTTCGCGGCGGTCGGCATGGTCGCCAATCTGATCTCCCTGTCCCTGTTGATGCGCGGGCAGAAGGAGAGCCTGAACGTGCGCGGCGCCTATCTGGAGGTGCTGGCCGACACGCTGGGCTCGGTCGCCGTGCTGATCGCCGCGACGGTCATCCTGACCACCGGCTGGCAGGCGGCCGACCCGATCGCGTCGCTGGTCATCGGGCTGATGATCGTCCCGAGGACGGTGAAGCTGCTGCGCGAGACGCTGAACGTGCTGCTGGAGGCGGCGCCCAAGGGCGTGGACATGGAAGAGGTGAGGGCGCACATACTGGCGCTGTCGGGGGTGGAGGACGTGCACGACCTGCACGCCTGGACGATCACCTCGGGGATGCCGGTGCTGTCGGCGCACGTGGTGGTGAGCCCGTCCGTGCTGGACAGCGTCGGGCACGAGCGGATGCTCCACGACCTCCAGGGCTGTCTCGGTGACCATTTCGACGTGGAGCACTGCACGTTCCAGCTCGAACCGGCGGGTCACGCCGAGCACGAGGCGAACCTCTGCCACTGA
- a CDS encoding LPFR motif small protein: MRAIADALRAVGGAIATVVTLPFRLVAKLFGGASRGSRGGGRPRRA, translated from the coding sequence ATGCGCGCCATCGCAGATGCACTTCGCGCCGTCGGTGGAGCGATCGCCACCGTGGTCACCCTGCCGTTCCGGCTGGTCGCCAAGCTTTTCGGCGGCGCCTCGCGCGGCAGCCGCGGCGGCGGCCGCCCGCGCCGCGCCTGA
- the idi gene encoding isopentenyl-diphosphate Delta-isomerase — MTTTPVTVTGGSPSGVQESIMLELVDENGTTIGTAEKLSAHQPPGRLHRAFSVFLFDERGRLLLQRRALGKYHSPGVWSNTCCGHPFPGEAPFAAAARRTHEELGISPTLLAEAGTVSYHHPDPGSGLVEHEYNHLFVGLAQGALRPDPTEIADTAFVTPDELDERHRSAEFSAWFMTVLDAARPAVRELTGTAGGW; from the coding sequence ATGACGACCACACCTGTCACTGTCACGGGCGGCTCGCCGAGCGGCGTTCAAGAATCGATCATGCTGGAACTGGTCGACGAGAACGGCACCACGATCGGTACGGCCGAGAAGCTCTCGGCCCACCAGCCACCGGGCCGGCTGCACCGGGCGTTCTCCGTCTTCCTCTTCGACGAGCGGGGCCGGCTGCTGCTCCAGCGCCGCGCGCTCGGCAAGTACCACTCCCCCGGTGTCTGGTCGAACACCTGCTGCGGGCACCCGTTCCCGGGCGAGGCGCCCTTCGCCGCCGCCGCCCGGCGCACACACGAGGAGCTGGGCATCTCGCCCACGCTGCTCGCCGAGGCGGGGACCGTCAGCTACCACCACCCGGACCCGGGGTCCGGGCTCGTCGAGCACGAGTACAACCACCTCTTCGTGGGGCTCGCCCAGGGCGCCCTGCGGCCGGACCCGACGGAGATCGCCGACACGGCCTTCGTCACCCCGGACGAGCTGGACGAGCGGCACCGGTCGGCGGAATTCTCGGCGTGGTTCATGACGGTGCTGGACGCGGCGCGCCCGGCGGTCAGGGAGCTGACGGGGACGGCCGGGGGCTGGTAG
- a CDS encoding SCO6745 family protein, which produces MTTLAPRAARRCHNSVNPLHSTVYFSPDLHKELAAVGVEEERAAYFASRGAAMGAVGPGVIAATFYNFSFDLVSRHLPAVWRTTSPEAVLDARLRAADSTLRRVLGEDVVGSDEMAEAARLALRATEACTRHARPLYAAHADLPVPDQPHLAFWHAATLLREHRGDGHLTALLAAGLDPVEALVSHTATGKGMSPRWVLGSRGWRRTDWEAAAGRLTARGLLDDAGELTEAGTAMRAELEEHTDRLDAAPYEHLGAAGVERLTELGRGFLLTAAVAGAFPEDLIGKG; this is translated from the coding sequence ATGACCACTCTCGCCCCGCGCGCCGCCCGCCGCTGCCACAACTCCGTCAATCCGCTCCACTCGACGGTCTACTTCTCCCCGGACCTCCACAAGGAACTGGCCGCCGTCGGCGTCGAGGAGGAGCGGGCCGCGTACTTCGCCAGTCGCGGCGCCGCGATGGGCGCGGTCGGACCCGGCGTGATCGCCGCCACCTTCTACAACTTCAGCTTCGACCTGGTCTCCCGGCACCTGCCCGCCGTGTGGCGAACCACCTCGCCCGAGGCCGTCCTCGACGCCCGGCTGCGCGCCGCCGACTCCACCCTGCGGCGGGTCCTCGGCGAGGACGTCGTCGGGTCCGACGAGATGGCCGAGGCCGCGCGGCTCGCACTGCGCGCCACCGAGGCGTGCACCCGGCACGCCCGCCCGCTGTACGCCGCGCACGCGGATCTGCCCGTTCCCGACCAGCCGCACCTCGCGTTCTGGCACGCGGCGACCCTGCTGCGGGAGCACCGGGGCGACGGCCATCTGACGGCGCTGCTCGCTGCCGGGCTCGACCCGGTGGAGGCGCTGGTCAGCCACACGGCGACGGGCAAGGGCATGTCCCCGCGCTGGGTACTCGGCAGCCGGGGCTGGCGCCGTACGGACTGGGAGGCGGCGGCCGGGCGGCTCACGGCGCGCGGGCTGCTGGACGACGCGGGCGAACTGACCGAGGCGGGGACGGCGATGCGGGCCGAGCTGGAGGAGCACACGGACCGGCTGGACGCCGCGCCGTACGAGCACCTGGGCGCCGCCGGGGTGGAGCGGCTCACCGAACTGGGCCGCGGATTCCTGCTGACGGCGGCGGTCGCCGGCGCGTTCCCGGAGGACCTGATCGGGAAGGGCTGA